The following are from one region of the Cryptococcus deuterogattii R265 chromosome 8, complete sequence genome:
- a CDS encoding beta-glucosidase, with amino-acid sequence MPTNNADLDRSFLTANIDDLLKQLTTEEKISLLAGKDWWNTVPIPRLNIPSIKMSDGPGGARGDSFYHMTPASALPSATSLASTFSPDLVHSAGSLLALETLARNAVCLLAPTINIQRSPLGGRAFESYSEDPTLSGLIAAAYVTGLQEGGVSAAIKHFVGNDQEHERMGEDSIIAPRALREIYLRPFQIALKKSKPQAFMTAYNKLNGTHCSENGWLLEELLRKEWGFDGLVMSDWFGTYSVSESINAGLNLEMPGATRWRPNGLVTHLIKAHKIDPRQLDKVAGGVLRWVQKLAKKNEELVYSLPGKERTRTEDQAEDAEFLRRLAGESIVLLKNEMDVLPIRGHKKIAVIGPNAKAKVLTGGGSAQLRSAWSSTPWQGLSDNAPEGVEISYSLGCYSSKFLPILDDNFTCPDGSSGFQLSHFPITSSGDKAEEPVHVETWDTSDMFLADFTAPGLTEKYFTQLDAVWTPVEDGEYEFGVIVTGKGWLWVDGELVIDGSREEERSSSFFGSGTRELKGRTKVKKNRRYDIRLLHDTRPYSVSNLITPIVSAGMRLGYRQIISTSTLLSKTVSLAASSDIALLVVGLNSDWESEGYDRPNLSLPMDTDELVSAVAEANPNTIVVIQAGSAVSMPWLNKVKGVVFAWYLGNETGNAIADIIYGYTNPSGRLPITFPRRELDIAANLNYKSARTKTYYDEGIWVGYKHFNARGIDPLFPFGHGISYTTFVYSDLHISQLPESPKNVGADGWKMDVEVQVKNTGKEEGAHTIMFWLSPPPESPSGLKHPEWTLQGFQKVYSLKPGEKRKVKVTFDKYAISHWDELWNTWRAELGEWAVRVGVDAQNISGEKATFRVEDDLEWRGL; translated from the exons ATGCCCACAAACAACGCAGACCTCGACAGGTCGTTCTTGACTGCAAACATCGATGATCTCCTTAAGCAGCTCACCacggaagaaaagatcTCCCTCCTTGCAGGCAAGGATTGGTGGAA TACTGTACCGATTCCAAGACTGAACATCCCCTC CATTAAGATGAGTGATGGCCCTGGGGGCGCTCGAGGAGACTCATTTTACCATATGA CACCGGCTTCTGCCCTTCCAAGCGCTACTTCTCTTGCCTCGACCTTTTCTCCCGATCTAGTCCATTCGGCCGGTAGTCTCCTCGCGCTTGAGACCCTTGCTCGCAATGCTGTCTGCCTCCTCGCCCCCACTATCAACATCCAACGTTCCCCGCTTGGTGGTCGAGCATTCGAGTCGTACTCCGAAGACCCCACTTTATCAGGCTTGATTGCGGCCGCTTATGTTACTGGTCTGCAAGAAGGTGGTGTTAGTGCGGCGATCAAGCATTTCGTGGGAAATGATCAAGAGCACGAACGGATGGGCGAGGACTCTATCATTGCGCCTAGAGCGTTGAGGGAGATTTACCTTCGACCATTCCAGATTGCATTGAAGAAGTCTAAACCACAAGCATTCATGACGGCTTATAACAAACTCAATGGGACGCATTGTTCGGAAAACGGGTGGTTACTTGAGGAGCTGCTGAGAAAGGAGTGGGGATTCGATGGGTTGGTGATGAGTGATTGGTTTGGTACCTATTCCGTCTCCGAAAGTATCAACGCCGGGCTCAACCTCGAAATGCCCGGCGCCACCCGATGGCGCCCCAACGGACTAGTAACTCATCTTATCAAAGCGCACAAGATCGACCCCAGGCAACTGGACAAGGTTGCAGGTGGTGTATTAAGATGGGTTCAAAAACTCGCGAAGAAAAACGAGGAGTTGGTATATTCATTGCctggaaaagagaggacTAGAACGGAGGATCAAGCAGAAGATGCCGAATTTCTTCGTCGTTTGGCTGGGGAAAGCATTGTACTTCTTAAAAATGAAATGGATGTTCTCCCAATCCGGGGACACAAAAAGATCGCTGTTATCGGTCCCAAtgccaaggccaaggtTCTCACAGGCGGTGGATCTGCCCAACTCCGTTCAGCATGGTCGTCGACTCCCTGGCAAGGTCTCTCCGACAATGCCCCTGAAGGCGTTGAAATTTCCTATTCCCTTGGATGTTACTCCAGCAAGTTCCTGCCTATACTTGACGACAACTTTACCTGCCCCGATGGCTCATCCGGCTTCCAACTTTCACACTTCCCCATCACCTCTTCAGGCGATAAAGCTGAGGAACCAGTACACGTCGAGACATGGGATACATCTGACATGTTTCTTGCTGACTTCACCGCTCCTGGTCTGACTGAGAAGTACTTTACCCAGCTTGACGCGGTATGGACACCGGTGGAGGACGGAGAGTATGAGTTTGGAGTGATCGTTACTGGCAAGGGGTGGCTTTGGGTCGATGGAGAGCTTGTTATCGATGGGtcaagggaagaggaaaggtcATCTAGTTTCTTTGGCTCAGGAACGAGGGAGCTCAAGGGTCGAACCAAGGTTAAGAAGAACAGG AGATATGACATTCGCCTACTCCACGATACCCGGCCATACTCAGTCAGTAACCTTATCACTCCCATTGTAAGCGCCGGTATGCGCCTTGGCTACCGCCAGATTATTTCCACTTCGACACTCCTCTCGAAGACCGTCTCTCTCGCTGCATCTTCAGACATCGCCTTGCTCGTTGTCGGGCTTAACTCTGACTGGGAATCCGAAGGATACGACCGCCCTAACCTTTCTTTACCGATGGACACAGACGAGCTCGTCAGTGCCGTAGCAGAAGCTAATCCCAACACGATTGTTGTCATACAAGCGGGTTCTGCCGTTTCAATGCCCTGGCTCAATAAAGTGAAGGGTGTGGTGTTTGCATGGTACCTGGGAAACGAGACTGGTAATGCCATCGCTGACATTATCTACGGATATACCAACCCCTCTGGTCGACTCCCGATAACATTCCCCAGACGAGAGCTCGATATCGCCGCTAACTTGAACTACAAATCGGCACGCACCAAGACCTATTACGACGAAGGTATCTGGGTAGGATACAAGCATTTTAATGCAAGGGGTATCgatcctctctttccctttggTCATGGCATTTCCTACACCACTTTTGTTTATTCCGacctccacatctctcAACTACCGGAGTCACCAAAGAATGTCGGTGctgatggatggaagatggatgttgaGGTGCAGGTGAAAAATACtggcaaggaggagggggcGCATACAATCATGTTCTGGTTGAGTCCTCCACCCGAGAGTCCCAGCGGATTGAAGCACCCAGAATGGACTCTGCAAGGGTTTCAAAAGGTTTACAGCCTAAAACCAggtgaaaaaagaaaggtcAAAGTCACGTTTGACAAGT ATGCGATTTCGCACTGGGATGAGCTCTGGAACACTTGGAGGGCAGAGCTGGGAGAGTGGGCTGTCCGGGTTGGCGTAGACGCCCAGAACATTAGTGGTGAGAAGGCGACATTCAGGGTCGAGGATGATCTTGAATGGAGAGGCTTGTAA